One window from the genome of uncultured Cohaesibacter sp. encodes:
- a CDS encoding ABC transporter permease subunit produces MHDLAQLMNLSRFQRFLRIDLPAALPGIFVGVKIGAIQALVGAILAEWMSGSDGLGYLMTFATATYKTPLLFGAVLLTAFLGLAMHAILNEIEARFLSWSTPNEH; encoded by the coding sequence TTGCACGACCTAGCTCAGTTGATGAATCTGTCACGCTTTCAGCGCTTTTTGCGGATCGATTTGCCAGCCGCTCTGCCAGGCATTTTCGTTGGGGTCAAGATTGGCGCAATTCAGGCTCTCGTTGGGGCAATTCTGGCCGAATGGATGTCCGGCTCTGATGGTCTGGGTTATCTCATGACCTTCGCCACCGCCACCTACAAAACACCCTTGCTCTTTGGCGCCGTTCTGCTGACTGCGTTTTTGGGGCTCGCGATGCATGCGATTTTGAACGAGATCGAAGCGCGCTTTCTTTCCTGGAGCACACCGAATGAGCACTAG
- a CDS encoding ABC transporter permease encodes MFLKAIIGLVGITALWGAAVPIFDVPHYLLPGPIDVAERLIFLFQRGDLAWHIYVTLSEVFGGFVLGAVVGIAAALAFARFPLIERVLTPLILLLQTIPKIAIAPLLLLWLGLGAAPKVALVAVVTFFPVMTAMLSGIRYMNKSYADLSHVLRLSPWQRFWHIELPAAIPTLFAGATVATTLAMTAAVIGELMGANKGMGFVLATGQENADTATVMGMVILLSFVGWALFAILDFARRRVEDRFL; translated from the coding sequence ATGTTTTTAAAAGCCATCATTGGCCTCGTAGGAATCACCGCGCTTTGGGGCGCGGCGGTTCCGATTTTCGATGTGCCACACTATCTGCTTCCGGGGCCGATCGACGTTGCCGAACGCCTCATCTTCCTCTTTCAGAGGGGTGATCTGGCATGGCATATTTATGTGACGCTCTCCGAAGTCTTTGGAGGATTTGTCCTCGGGGCCGTGGTGGGTATTGCAGCGGCGCTCGCCTTTGCGCGCTTCCCTCTGATTGAGCGCGTGCTGACGCCGCTTATTCTGCTTCTGCAGACCATCCCGAAAATCGCAATCGCGCCGCTTCTGCTGTTGTGGCTTGGTCTGGGGGCTGCACCCAAGGTTGCTCTCGTTGCGGTGGTTACCTTCTTCCCCGTCATGACCGCGATGCTTTCCGGCATCCGTTACATGAACAAATCCTATGCGGACCTTTCGCATGTCCTGCGCCTTTCGCCATGGCAGCGCTTTTGGCATATCGAATTGCCCGCCGCCATTCCAACTCTGTTTGCCGGGGCCACCGTGGCGACCACTCTGGCCATGACTGCTGCGGTTATCGGTGAGCTAATGGGGGCCAACAAGGGCATGGGCTTCGTTCTGGCAACAGGTCAGGAAAATGCCGATACGGCGACGGTCATGGGCATGGTGATTCTGCTGTCCTTCGTTGGATGGGCTCTGTTTGCCATTCTTGATTTCGCACGCAGACGCGTTGAGGACCGGTTCTTATGA
- a CDS encoding ABC transporter ATP-binding protein → MIKIEQLSKIYGQGDDQVVALEPLDQQINAGEFVSIIGPSGCGKSTLLRLIASLEDPTSGSVTLETANLKRPVGFVFQDAVLLPWKTVAENIRFPLDTTGVSRKQANEKVAELVELVGLKGFEKSLPKQLSGGMRQRAAIARALADDPPILLMDEPFSAVDLLTRETLNDELSRIWQKTGKTILLVTHSVEEAAYLGSRVMVMSPRPGRLKATYDVDLAQPRGEQTKRDPKFLDLVSELRTLMREMTS, encoded by the coding sequence TTGATTAAAATAGAACAGCTCAGCAAGATATATGGGCAAGGAGACGATCAGGTTGTGGCGCTGGAGCCCTTGGACCAGCAGATCAATGCAGGCGAATTCGTTTCCATCATTGGCCCGTCCGGCTGCGGAAAATCGACTCTCTTGCGCTTGATTGCCAGTCTGGAAGATCCAACTTCGGGCAGCGTGACGCTGGAAACAGCCAATCTGAAACGACCTGTCGGCTTTGTTTTTCAGGATGCGGTTTTGTTGCCCTGGAAGACTGTTGCTGAGAATATCCGTTTTCCGCTGGACACGACCGGTGTTTCGCGCAAGCAGGCCAACGAGAAGGTGGCCGAGCTTGTGGAGCTGGTTGGCCTCAAGGGCTTTGAAAAATCCTTGCCCAAACAACTGTCCGGCGGTATGCGCCAGCGCGCCGCCATTGCCCGCGCTCTGGCCGATGATCCTCCGATCCTGCTGATGGATGAGCCCTTCTCCGCAGTCGACCTGCTTACCCGTGAAACGCTCAATGATGAGCTGAGCCGAATCTGGCAGAAAACCGGCAAGACCATTCTTCTGGTCACCCACTCGGTTGAGGAAGCCGCTTATCTGGGCAGCCGCGTCATGGTCATGAGCCCCCGTCCTGGGCGCCTCAAGGCCACCTATGATGTAGATCTTGCCCAGCCGCGTGGCGAGCAGACAAAAAGAGATCCGAAGTTCCTTGATCTCGTCTCCGAATTGCGCACCTTGATGCGGGAGATGACGTCATGA
- a CDS encoding nucleoside phosphorylase, protein MSTSSKPTAEHPFTDGRPPHLPCGPGDICEDVLLPGDPDRVALLAARLDDVRDFGRRREFAVISGTYKGHPLTICSTGIGGSSTEIALMELSLLGAKRVVRTGGMSSLVAEIPTGAFLCVEKATGYSSLAKLYSGDENATAYADRDLYQALLRTNLGDDTRIVSGMVGSTDSYYYGQDRTQKPSSGTAPKISYLKDLQERGAVGVDMECQTVLSVAPSLGLKAACLLGVHGNRATNDWLVDYEPTQRKLLDIAGTALARSQDNH, encoded by the coding sequence ATGAGCACTAGTTCAAAACCGACAGCTGAACATCCTTTTACCGATGGACGACCACCGCATCTGCCATGTGGTCCGGGGGATATCTGCGAAGATGTCCTGCTGCCAGGTGATCCGGATCGGGTCGCTCTTCTGGCTGCGCGTCTTGACGATGTGCGCGACTTTGGCCGGCGTCGTGAATTTGCGGTCATCTCGGGCACCTATAAGGGCCATCCGCTGACCATCTGCTCCACCGGCATCGGCGGCTCCTCAACGGAGATCGCCCTGATGGAATTGTCCCTGTTGGGCGCCAAGCGTGTGGTGCGTACGGGGGGGATGTCCTCGCTTGTTGCAGAAATTCCTACAGGTGCTTTTCTGTGCGTGGAAAAGGCGACAGGCTATTCCTCTCTCGCCAAGCTTTATTCCGGCGATGAGAATGCCACGGCATATGCTGATCGCGACTTGTACCAGGCTCTGCTGCGTACCAATCTTGGCGACGATACACGGATCGTCTCCGGCATGGTAGGCAGCACAGATAGCTACTATTACGGTCAGGACCGGACCCAAAAGCCATCAAGCGGCACGGCCCCTAAAATCAGCTATCTTAAAGACCTGCAAGAACGCGGCGCTGTTGGCGTGGATATGGAATGCCAGACCGTGCTGTCTGTTGCGCCGAGCCTGGGGTTGAAGGCTGCCTGCCTTCTGGGAGTCCATGGTAACCGGGCAACGAATGACTGGCTCGTCGACTATGAGCCTACACAACGCAAACTTCTCGATATTGCTGGTACCGCGTTGGCCAGATCTCAAGACAATCACTAA
- a CDS encoding phosphopentomutase has translation MTNTASLLERRVFLCVLDSVGCGGAPDAAAFGDEGANTLLHIAEACSRGECEDGRHGPLHLPNLAHMGLGSCINLASGSRAPGIDDAPQEADWAVLQEVSKGKDTQTGHWELAGLPLAKDWTYFPDTDPAFPEDLMQEFMARAGLEGTLANIHGSGTEMIDRFAEEHLRTGYPITYTSADSVFQIAAHEESFGLERLYEICKIAADIFHPLGVGRVIARPFVGTVETGFERTKNRKDLAIKPAEPTICDRVIAKGGDVRSVGKIADIFAMRGISVVGPKADDMGLVDQLLDACDTATGGDLVFANFVEFDSHYGHRRDICGYAKALERFDRRVPEILARLKAGDLLLFTADHGNDPTWHGNDHTRERVPLLIHEVPHGLQSPSIKPESTQVIKPFGFVADLVAEHLGC, from the coding sequence ATGACCAATACAGCATCTCTCCTTGAGCGCAGGGTGTTTCTCTGCGTCCTCGATTCTGTCGGATGTGGCGGCGCACCTGATGCCGCAGCTTTTGGTGATGAGGGCGCCAACACGCTTCTGCATATTGCTGAGGCTTGTAGCAGGGGAGAATGCGAAGATGGTCGGCATGGGCCGTTGCATCTGCCCAATTTGGCCCACATGGGCCTTGGAAGCTGCATCAATCTCGCTTCGGGCTCTCGTGCACCGGGCATCGATGACGCGCCACAAGAGGCCGACTGGGCCGTTCTGCAAGAGGTTTCCAAGGGCAAGGACACCCAGACCGGACATTGGGAACTGGCCGGGCTGCCCCTAGCTAAAGACTGGACCTATTTTCCCGATACCGATCCGGCCTTTCCGGAAGATCTGATGCAGGAATTCATGGCTCGTGCCGGTCTTGAAGGCACCCTTGCCAATATTCATGGCTCAGGCACAGAGATGATTGATCGCTTTGCCGAGGAACATCTGAGAACCGGCTATCCGATCACCTACACCTCGGCTGACAGTGTGTTTCAGATCGCAGCGCACGAAGAGAGCTTCGGGCTGGAAAGACTGTATGAGATTTGCAAAATTGCGGCGGATATTTTCCATCCGCTCGGTGTTGGACGTGTGATTGCCAGACCCTTTGTCGGCACAGTGGAAACCGGCTTTGAGCGCACCAAGAACCGCAAGGATCTGGCCATCAAACCGGCAGAGCCAACCATCTGTGATCGAGTAATCGCCAAAGGGGGCGATGTGCGCAGCGTCGGCAAGATTGCCGACATCTTTGCCATGCGGGGTATTTCGGTTGTTGGCCCGAAAGCGGATGATATGGGGCTGGTTGACCAGCTGCTGGACGCCTGTGATACGGCCACAGGCGGCGATCTGGTCTTTGCCAATTTCGTCGAGTTTGACAGCCATTATGGACACCGCCGCGACATTTGCGGCTATGCCAAGGCGCTCGAGCGGTTTGACCGGCGTGTGCCCGAGATTCTTGCCAGGCTGAAGGCGGGAGATCTTCTGTTATTCACGGCAGACCATGGCAATGATCCCACATGGCACGGCAACGACCACACGCGTGAACGTGTACCCCTGCTGATCCATGAGGTGCCGCATGGTTTACAATCCCCGAGCATCAAGCCTGAGAGCACACAAGTGATTAAGCCCTTCGGCTTTGTGGCCGATCTGGTTGCCGAGCATCTGGGCTGCTAG
- a CDS encoding ABC transporter substrate-binding protein — protein MSFTLKGLAASLALVAASVFTSGASAADKVVLQIDGNVVPFYAPLYAGVENGFFADQDIEVEFLYGGASDILTNIAAGNVDFGFPNGDAVVAAASNGLPIKVVHTTYQRGIGALLAKSESGIKTYADLKGKTVAVTSLGSPNYLQLQVGLAKAGLTVDDVKVEVVSSGAIVQTLQSDDVDAIIFSELRKYALEANGFDVTMILSNDFLPSFGNVLVTSAEKLADNPDLVKRMTNAVSASYQWVIDGHIDDALKISMDKYTPTWVEQTAMLSTAFENTFVASVWQSDLTKEKGLGAADLDAWQNNIDILSEYDVISGGVKAADFVVDPSDIK, from the coding sequence ATGTCTTTCACCCTCAAAGGCCTTGCAGCATCGCTTGCGCTTGTTGCTGCATCCGTTTTCACATCAGGCGCTTCGGCAGCTGATAAAGTCGTTCTGCAGATCGACGGCAACGTCGTTCCTTTTTACGCTCCGCTTTATGCTGGCGTTGAAAATGGCTTCTTTGCCGATCAGGATATCGAAGTTGAATTTCTCTATGGCGGCGCTTCCGACATTCTGACCAACATTGCTGCTGGCAACGTGGATTTCGGCTTCCCCAATGGTGACGCTGTTGTTGCTGCTGCCTCCAACGGCCTGCCGATCAAGGTCGTTCACACCACCTACCAGCGCGGCATTGGCGCTCTGCTTGCCAAGAGCGAAAGCGGCATCAAGACCTATGCAGATCTCAAGGGCAAAACCGTTGCAGTGACCTCTTTGGGCAGCCCGAACTATCTTCAGCTGCAAGTTGGTCTGGCAAAGGCTGGTCTCACCGTTGACGACGTCAAGGTTGAAGTGGTTTCCTCCGGTGCGATCGTACAGACGCTGCAGTCTGACGATGTAGACGCCATCATCTTCTCCGAGCTGCGTAAATATGCACTGGAAGCCAATGGTTTCGACGTTACCATGATCCTGTCCAACGACTTCCTGCCATCCTTCGGCAACGTGCTGGTAACCAGCGCAGAGAAACTTGCGGACAATCCTGATCTCGTCAAACGCATGACCAATGCAGTTAGCGCTTCTTACCAGTGGGTGATCGATGGTCATATCGATGACGCTCTGAAGATCTCCATGGACAAATATACCCCGACCTGGGTTGAGCAGACCGCAATGCTGTCCACTGCCTTTGAAAACACCTTTGTTGCTTCCGTATGGCAGAGCGATCTGACCAAGGAAAAAGGCCTTGGCGCAGCTGACTTGGACGCATGGCAGAATAACATCGACATTCTCTCTGAATATGATGTTATCTCAGGCGGCGTAAAGGCGGCTGACTTCGTTGTCGATCCTTCCGATATCAAGTAA
- a CDS encoding helix-turn-helix transcriptional regulator, whose protein sequence is MTPEEVASATGLSRAAIYRYEAGNPIRVDALGKIADFFDVSIASLFGVGSEFIGSAKEFFERMRQIEAVADQITALFGPVAFLLTTENFDSLLKQLLHESVPEAAPNQHSLDDEIAQILEILYQRKEAYLYRRPSIVSLVSALELEQMLVTGLVGKYGLPDDVVAQRREAAMIEAENVLRMMVDQPMGVQIGLVEDSLHGCQFPDSEEWSQLRGRHEPVPSGPLCQYQSGRWYHYFSS, encoded by the coding sequence TTGACACCTGAAGAAGTCGCATCCGCTACAGGCTTGTCTCGCGCCGCCATCTATCGCTATGAGGCGGGCAACCCTATTCGGGTTGACGCGCTGGGCAAGATTGCAGACTTTTTCGACGTATCGATTGCCTCCCTCTTCGGGGTCGGTTCGGAATTCATCGGCTCTGCCAAAGAGTTTTTCGAGCGGATGCGGCAGATCGAAGCCGTTGCGGATCAGATCACCGCTCTGTTCGGCCCCGTCGCCTTTCTTCTCACGACAGAAAATTTCGACTCGCTGCTCAAGCAGCTGCTGCATGAAAGCGTCCCTGAGGCAGCTCCGAATCAACACAGCCTTGATGACGAGATTGCCCAGATTCTGGAAATCCTCTACCAGCGCAAAGAGGCCTATCTTTATCGCCGACCCAGCATTGTGAGCCTTGTCTCCGCTCTGGAGTTGGAGCAAATGCTGGTTACAGGCCTTGTTGGCAAATATGGCCTACCTGACGATGTGGTGGCCCAGCGCAGAGAAGCGGCGATGATCGAAGCAGAGAATGTCTTGCGCATGATGGTTGACCAGCCCATGGGCGTGCAAATCGGACTGGTGGAAGATTCCCTGCACGGGTGCCAGTTTCCAGATTCTGAAGAATGGTCCCAGCTCCGTGGTCGCCATGAGCCCGTTCCGTCTGGGCCTTTATGCCAATATCAGAGTGGGCGTTGGTACCATTACTTCAGCTCATGA